Proteins encoded together in one Desulfosporosinus meridiei DSM 13257 window:
- a CDS encoding sensor domain-containing diguanylate cyclase — translation MSSHQRMDSKIDSTLIERIQLLESQLEEIRLQTNVLLDIARALNASLDPKVIAANIISAIASLISIDQASVCLFNENTQEFEVIGVFDSRTISPKIPSNLDFSFLAEVLSKGVTYYCSPGNRTQDWEWICCLPLQNAQHKTGTINIHAIRQPEITPEQMQFLETVAGHATSALENALLYAIVERESITDGLTGVYNHRYFQKRLHEYISLCQRHKRSVTFGLLMVDVDNFKQFNDCYGHLFGDTVLKTIVLELRNNLREEDLIARYGGEEFVVLIPEATEKIVLFISEKIREVVENTKVYHQTSAYVSVTVSIGATLWRPSDTPSSVILRADHALYEAKTTGRNQSIYR, via the coding sequence ATGTCAAGTCATCAGAGAATGGATTCAAAAATCGACTCTACATTGATCGAACGAATTCAGCTATTAGAAAGCCAACTGGAAGAAATACGTTTACAGACAAATGTTCTTTTAGATATTGCCCGCGCGCTAAATGCATCTCTTGATCCTAAAGTTATTGCTGCTAACATTATAAGCGCTATTGCTTCCCTTATTAGCATTGATCAAGCTAGCGTATGTTTATTCAATGAAAACACTCAAGAGTTTGAAGTTATTGGAGTTTTTGATTCACGTACAATCAGTCCAAAAATTCCATCAAATCTTGATTTCTCTTTTCTCGCTGAAGTGTTATCGAAAGGTGTTACTTATTATTGCTCGCCTGGCAACAGAACACAGGACTGGGAATGGATATGTTGCTTACCACTTCAAAATGCTCAGCATAAAACTGGCACCATAAATATTCATGCTATTAGACAACCTGAAATAACTCCTGAGCAGATGCAATTTCTTGAAACTGTTGCTGGTCATGCTACTTCAGCCTTGGAAAATGCACTTTTGTATGCCATCGTAGAGCGAGAATCAATTACTGACGGCTTAACTGGTGTCTATAATCATCGTTATTTCCAAAAACGATTGCATGAATATATTTCACTTTGCCAACGTCATAAAAGATCTGTAACTTTTGGCTTGCTTATGGTTGATGTTGATAACTTCAAACAATTTAATGATTGCTATGGGCACCTATTCGGTGATACAGTTCTGAAAACTATTGTGCTAGAGCTTAGAAACAATTTACGAGAAGAAGATCTAATTGCCAGGTATGGAGGAGAAGAGTTCGTTGTTCTTATTCCAGAAGCAACGGAGAAAATTGTCTTATTTATTAGTGAAAAGATTCGGGAAGTGGTTGAGAATACCAAAGTATATCATCAAACATCTGCTTATGTATCTGTTACAGTGAGTATCGGTGCTACTTTATGGCGCCCCTCCGATACTCCCTCATCTGTAATCTTAAGAGCAGATCACGCTCTGTATGAAGCCAAAACTACCGGGCGCAACCAAAGTATCTACCGATAA
- a CDS encoding IMPACT family protein — MKSFNTISELNTWEQIIDKSRFIGIAVPLTSIDQLDMAMKNIRDDYPNARHYVYAYRLYEGLIEKSSDDGEPQGTGGRPIMDILQHGDIWNVLLVVVRYFGGVLLGTGGLSRAYGGTARQLINETNLKKLSLYQVYHLTVPYEWFEMIKYQFGQRNWIISKEDFSEVVQLLVHVPEVESQEFTQWINDFSKKQVSYTEQGVVWR, encoded by the coding sequence GTGAAATCCTTTAATACAATTTCTGAACTGAATACCTGGGAACAAATAATCGATAAATCCCGTTTTATAGGAATTGCAGTTCCGCTGACCTCAATTGATCAATTGGACATGGCAATGAAAAATATTCGTGATGACTATCCCAACGCTCGCCATTACGTCTACGCCTATCGATTATATGAAGGCTTAATTGAGAAGTCTTCTGATGATGGAGAACCTCAAGGGACAGGGGGGCGTCCCATAATGGATATTTTACAACATGGAGATATATGGAATGTATTATTGGTTGTGGTGAGATATTTTGGCGGTGTACTGCTGGGGACTGGTGGTCTGTCCAGAGCTTATGGCGGAACAGCCCGGCAGTTAATTAATGAGACCAATTTAAAGAAATTGTCACTTTATCAGGTGTACCATTTAACTGTACCCTATGAATGGTTTGAAATGATTAAGTATCAATTTGGACAACGTAATTGGATAATTTCAAAGGAAGATTTTAGTGAGGTTGTTCAGCTACTCGTACATGTTCCGGAAGTCGAGTCTCAAGAATTTACACAATGGATTAATGACTTCAGTAAAAAACAAGTGAGTTATACAGAGCAGGGCGTAGTTTGGAGGTAA
- a CDS encoding thioesterase family protein — protein sequence MDLKVGRKGRAQTTVSTLNTAKTMGSGQLEVFATPAMIALMEQAAVNALELPEGQSSVGTSLSIKHNAATPLGANVFAIAELVEVDRRKLVFTVEAFDDAGQIGVGNHERFVIDVDSFIAKAQARNQGM from the coding sequence TTGGATTTAAAGGTTGGAAGAAAAGGACGGGCCCAGACAACTGTAAGTACCTTAAATACTGCAAAAACTATGGGGAGTGGACAGCTAGAAGTCTTTGCAACTCCGGCAATGATTGCCCTTATGGAACAAGCTGCTGTTAATGCCTTAGAATTGCCTGAAGGACAATCAAGTGTAGGAACTTCCTTATCAATCAAGCATAATGCTGCAACCCCTTTAGGTGCCAATGTTTTTGCGATAGCTGAACTTGTCGAAGTAGACCGTCGAAAACTAGTTTTTACAGTAGAAGCATTTGATGATGCTGGACAGATTGGTGTTGGAAATCATGAACGTTTTGTCATTGATGTCGATTCTTTTATAGCTAAAGCTCAAGCTCGTAATCAGGGGATGTAA
- a CDS encoding CBS domain-containing protein — protein MKVRDVMTRQIETVAPSSSVEEIARLMKRNDVGSIPVCEGQKVLGIITDRDIVLKVIADGKNVSSVSAKDIMTSQVITVTSDQDVHEAARIMADNQIRRLPVLEQGRIAGIVALGDLAVEKIHINEAGDALSDISQGAHH, from the coding sequence ATGAAAGTTCGCGACGTTATGACTAGACAGATTGAGACTGTGGCTCCCAGTTCTTCAGTTGAAGAAATTGCACGTTTAATGAAGCGTAATGATGTGGGTTCTATTCCTGTATGTGAAGGGCAGAAAGTTTTAGGTATTATTACAGACAGAGATATTGTCCTAAAGGTTATTGCTGATGGAAAGAATGTTAGTAGTGTATCCGCTAAGGACATAATGACCTCCCAGGTTATCACTGTGACTTCTGATCAAGATGTCCACGAAGCTGCTCGTATAATGGCGGATAATCAAATTAGGAGATTACCGGTTTTAGAGCAGGGAAGAATCGCCGGAATTGTTGCTTTAGGGGATTTAGCAGTTGAGAAAATTCATATCAATGAAGCAGGTGATGCTCTTAGTGACATTTCACAGGGAGCTCATCATTAA
- the ubiE gene encoding bifunctional demethylmenaquinone methyltransferase/2-methoxy-6-polyprenyl-1,4-benzoquinol methylase UbiE gives MDFAGKDKATYVKETFNSIAPRYDLMNTLMSLGMDKGWRRLAVQKVGAMPGMNILDVCCGTGQLSFELGQAVGSDGNVTGLDFSQKMLEVAERSLQQTSNTAHIRFIQGNAMELPFPDNSFDGVTVGWGLRNLPDLRQGLKEMIRTVKPGGKVVSLDMAKPSLLGFKQAYWLYFEKLIPLMGKVWTRKASAYQYLHDSAREFPAQEELVRIFAECGLKDTCFTNLAGGVVAIVSGKKP, from the coding sequence ATGGATTTTGCAGGGAAAGATAAGGCTACATATGTAAAAGAGACATTTAATTCGATTGCCCCGCGATACGATTTGATGAATACCTTAATGAGCCTGGGAATGGATAAAGGATGGCGGCGTCTTGCCGTTCAAAAGGTTGGAGCAATGCCAGGTATGAATATACTTGACGTTTGTTGCGGTACTGGTCAACTTTCCTTTGAACTGGGACAAGCTGTGGGCTCAGATGGAAACGTGACTGGGTTAGATTTTTCTCAAAAAATGTTGGAAGTCGCTGAAAGATCCTTGCAACAAACTTCAAATACGGCTCATATACGTTTTATTCAAGGGAATGCAATGGAACTTCCCTTCCCCGATAATTCTTTTGACGGTGTCACAGTTGGCTGGGGATTAAGAAATTTGCCCGATTTGAGACAAGGGCTAAAAGAAATGATAAGAACGGTTAAGCCCGGAGGAAAAGTAGTTTCACTTGATATGGCAAAACCATCATTATTGGGGTTTAAACAGGCATATTGGTTATATTTTGAAAAACTAATTCCTTTAATGGGTAAAGTTTGGACGAGAAAAGCTAGTGCATATCAATATCTGCATGACTCAGCTCGAGAGTTCCCTGCTCAAGAAGAATTAGTGAGAATTTTTGCAGAGTGTGGACTAAAGGACACTTGTTTTACCAATTTAGCTGGCGGTGTAGTAGCAATTGTTTCAGGGAAAAAACCATAA
- a CDS encoding PadR family transcriptional regulator → MSRSKQSRHTNAFILLLLEKSSSAYGAQILSSLQEELPFCLTDSPSVYRALQDMEEKKWVEASWKTSEAGSPRKWYSITPSGQAALNNYAQDINQRKANLEYFLNTYTQIINDKSERSIQDDRI, encoded by the coding sequence TTGAGCAGATCTAAACAGAGTCGTCACACGAATGCATTTATTCTTCTCCTTTTAGAAAAATCATCTTCTGCCTACGGTGCTCAAATTCTTTCTAGTTTGCAAGAAGAATTACCGTTTTGTTTAACTGACAGTCCAAGTGTTTATCGTGCCCTTCAAGATATGGAGGAAAAAAAATGGGTTGAAGCGAGTTGGAAAACTTCAGAGGCTGGATCTCCTCGGAAATGGTATTCCATCACTCCTTCCGGACAAGCTGCTCTGAATAATTATGCTCAAGACATTAATCAACGCAAAGCAAATTTGGAGTATTTTCTTAATACCTATACTCAAATCATTAACGACAAGTCTGAGAGGAGTATCCAAGATGACAGAATCTAA
- a CDS encoding MFS transporter, with translation MTESNQSIEYSTIGILSLAHMLNDMYSNYLPQMLPFLVAATALNATKAAILVSAFTISSSFIQPVFGYFLDRQGKRWLVHVGTLWMAIMLSLTGLVNNYLLLVILASLAGLGTAAFHPQASTMITVVSGDRKAVLLSTFIAFGNIGFALSPLILVPLFQNYGLRATIYTIIPGIIVALLLYFFAPNNHVLRGGTTPPTLAEVWLSLLKARQELLAITSVIAIRALAYTGLLTILPLYFHAQHLSSITSSHLVFIMLFAGAIGGILGGYISDRFGRKPLTIGSLVLATPCFYGFLYTNGTLSVVFLALAGACLLSSFSVTVVAAQEAIPNNKSLAAGLTMGFAGGVGGLLVIPIGRIGDLYGLSTSISVLFLLPLLAGLTALFMRNRPAANAQRIAAR, from the coding sequence ATGACAGAATCTAATCAGTCCATTGAGTATTCAACAATTGGTATACTTTCGTTAGCTCATATGTTAAATGACATGTATAGCAACTACTTACCACAAATGCTTCCCTTTCTAGTAGCCGCAACAGCTCTTAACGCCACGAAAGCAGCAATATTAGTCTCAGCGTTTACTATCAGTTCTTCTTTCATACAGCCTGTCTTTGGCTATTTTCTTGATCGCCAAGGGAAACGATGGCTTGTACACGTAGGAACCTTATGGATGGCAATTATGCTCAGTTTGACAGGCTTAGTCAACAACTACTTACTTTTAGTTATCTTAGCCAGTCTTGCCGGTCTCGGAACAGCTGCCTTTCATCCTCAAGCATCAACAATGATAACTGTTGTCAGCGGTGATCGTAAAGCAGTTCTGCTCTCCACATTTATCGCCTTTGGAAACATCGGTTTTGCACTCAGCCCCCTCATACTCGTTCCCCTATTTCAGAACTATGGTCTCAGAGCGACAATTTATACGATTATCCCAGGTATCATTGTCGCGCTGTTATTATACTTTTTCGCCCCCAATAATCATGTACTTCGCGGGGGAACTACCCCACCTACTCTGGCCGAGGTATGGCTTTCCTTACTGAAAGCTCGCCAAGAACTTTTAGCCATTACTAGTGTCATTGCCATCCGTGCTTTGGCCTATACCGGTTTGTTAACCATTCTCCCCTTATATTTCCATGCACAACATCTTTCCTCTATAACCTCCAGTCATTTAGTCTTCATAATGCTCTTTGCTGGAGCAATTGGAGGGATTTTAGGGGGGTATATATCGGATCGATTTGGCAGGAAACCTTTAACGATCGGTTCTCTGGTTCTAGCTACACCATGCTTTTACGGTTTCCTTTACACAAATGGCACATTGAGCGTTGTTTTCCTAGCTCTTGCCGGTGCCTGCTTGTTATCCAGTTTTTCCGTAACTGTGGTTGCAGCTCAAGAAGCCATTCCCAATAATAAGTCTCTCGCCGCCGGGTTAACGATGGGATTCGCAGGAGGGGTAGGGGGCCTTCTGGTAATTCCTATCGGGAGAATCGGAGATCTTTATGGCCTATCAACTTCGATTTCGGTATTGTTCTTACTACCACTTCTTGCTGGACTTACTGCATTATTTATGAGAAATCGACCTGCCGCAAATGCACAACGGATTGCCGCACGGTAA
- a CDS encoding TetR/AcrR family transcriptional regulator, which translates to MIKPREEKYHAILDAATEAFAEYGYFTCQVSKIAKLAGVADGTIYLYFKNKEDILVSLFSDRMGNFIREIQQSIAQCTTTKERLFCLIRTHFKYMQENRSLAIVTQIELRQSDPKIREAISGPLREYFHLIEQVLNEGVQKEEITLADIKVGRQMFFGTLDAAISDWVSSRKPRPLEGIEELIYELMRGAFNIK; encoded by the coding sequence ATGATTAAGCCCCGTGAGGAGAAATATCATGCTATACTGGATGCGGCCACGGAGGCTTTTGCGGAATACGGCTATTTTACTTGCCAAGTATCTAAAATTGCCAAACTGGCTGGAGTAGCAGACGGAACTATTTATTTATATTTTAAGAATAAGGAAGATATTTTGGTTAGCCTTTTTTCGGATCGTATGGGGAATTTTATTCGTGAGATCCAACAATCAATAGCGCAATGTACGACAACTAAAGAACGCTTATTTTGTTTAATTCGGACTCATTTTAAATACATGCAGGAAAATCGATCTTTGGCAATAGTTACGCAGATTGAGTTAAGACAATCTGACCCAAAAATTCGAGAAGCTATTTCTGGGCCTTTAAGAGAGTACTTTCATTTAATTGAACAAGTTCTTAATGAAGGAGTACAAAAGGAAGAAATTACTTTAGCGGATATAAAAGTGGGTCGGCAGATGTTCTTCGGAACTCTGGATGCTGCCATTAGCGACTGGGTAAGTTCAAGGAAGCCTCGTCCTTTAGAAGGAATTGAAGAGTTAATTTATGAGCTTATGCGGGGAGCTTTCAATATTAAATAA
- a CDS encoding winged helix-turn-helix domain-containing protein, giving the protein MLTDILKVLSRKEATLSMSQLALEVGYSLKEIESALEQMEHMGYICREIFGQACSPSCGMNRCSGHCEDCGFHSPETFTFWGLTDKGQTMLNQVYGK; this is encoded by the coding sequence TTGCTTACAGATATTTTGAAAGTTTTGTCTCGTAAAGAAGCTACCTTATCAATGTCACAGCTTGCACTTGAGGTAGGCTATTCCTTAAAGGAAATTGAAAGCGCTTTAGAACAGATGGAACACATGGGATATATTTGTCGAGAAATCTTTGGCCAAGCATGCAGCCCGAGTTGTGGAATGAATCGCTGCAGTGGGCACTGTGAAGATTGTGGCTTCCATTCACCAGAAACATTTACTTTTTGGGGACTGACTGATAAAGGCCAGACAATGCTAAATCAAGTTTACGGTAAGTGA
- the feoB gene encoding ferrous iron transport protein B, producing MKIALMGNPNVGKSTVFNALTGSNQQVGNWAGKTVERKSGVIQRANEQIELIDLPGTYSLTAYSQEEIVTREYILREKPDVVMALVDASNIERNLYLVLQILELAPRVVIGLNMMDLADSAGIKILSNKLAQVLNVPVVEIIAAKEQGVEEFLSEAIRVGKLKKDPVRDEVPYPEELERRIQAMEHLLADTIWATKYPLRWLAIKRLERDSEIGQTWRSIPQTSKGSKNNDSCCDSGDSIKYVLQDTDTLPGEDLLQAYEVEGWSKDQFEMTIADAKYQYISKILPEFKIHEGPIKRTWTDRLDEWILSPLWGYPIMLIILSVVFWFSFVASAPLGGAVSDGMAWAADMIVGLMQKVQIPVAIQSLVRDGIFAGVGAVLAFVPQIAIFFAFFSLMQDSGYLARAAFLGDRFMQLMGLHGKSFFSLVSGFGCNVPGIMATRTLEDPKDRLITMLINPLIPCVPRLGVMSAVVAAFFPGSMGAVIMISLLSLSMILVMFSAILLRRVVKQRERSAFVMELPLYHIPTLRNILLPTWQKTYSFLRRAWTFILVASIVVWVLSSYPQGVPMDETWAGKMGGWLAVIGQPLGFDWRIMVAIVFGFTAKETTLSTLGILYGVAADASQSIAQAMTGAMTPLGAYTFLVVYMLYIPCLASVVTTYKESHSIGWTSFGVAYNLLLSFIVGWLILHIGMFLGIQ from the coding sequence ATGAAAATAGCTCTTATGGGTAATCCTAATGTTGGGAAGAGTACAGTTTTTAATGCTTTGACTGGATCAAATCAACAAGTAGGAAATTGGGCGGGAAAAACTGTAGAACGAAAATCAGGAGTAATTCAGAGGGCCAATGAACAAATTGAACTGATTGATCTTCCGGGTACTTATAGTCTAACCGCATATTCTCAGGAAGAGATTGTTACGCGTGAGTATATTCTGCGCGAAAAACCAGATGTCGTTATGGCTTTGGTTGACGCTTCAAATATTGAACGAAACCTTTACTTAGTTCTTCAGATTCTTGAGCTAGCGCCAAGAGTTGTAATCGGTTTAAACATGATGGATTTAGCTGATTCTGCAGGCATAAAAATACTTTCTAATAAATTAGCCCAGGTCTTAAATGTGCCAGTTGTTGAAATCATTGCTGCCAAAGAACAAGGAGTCGAAGAATTCTTGTCTGAGGCAATCCGAGTGGGAAAGCTTAAAAAAGATCCTGTAAGGGATGAGGTTCCTTATCCAGAGGAACTTGAAAGACGGATTCAAGCAATGGAGCATTTATTAGCGGATACAATCTGGGCGACAAAGTATCCCTTGCGTTGGTTGGCTATTAAACGTTTAGAACGGGATTCGGAAATTGGACAGACCTGGAGGAGTATACCTCAGACATCCAAAGGGTCGAAGAATAATGATTCCTGCTGTGACTCAGGAGATTCTATAAAATACGTACTGCAAGATACGGATACCTTGCCTGGAGAAGATTTGCTCCAGGCTTATGAAGTTGAAGGGTGGAGCAAAGATCAATTTGAAATGACCATAGCGGATGCCAAGTACCAATATATTTCTAAGATCCTGCCAGAATTCAAGATACACGAGGGCCCGATAAAACGCACTTGGACGGATAGACTGGATGAATGGATATTATCTCCGCTATGGGGTTATCCAATTATGTTGATAATATTGTCTGTAGTATTTTGGTTTTCCTTTGTTGCAAGTGCACCTTTAGGTGGTGCTGTGTCAGATGGAATGGCTTGGGCCGCAGATATGATTGTAGGTCTGATGCAGAAGGTGCAGATTCCTGTTGCTATTCAAAGTTTAGTGCGAGATGGAATTTTCGCTGGAGTTGGTGCAGTTCTGGCTTTTGTTCCTCAAATTGCAATATTCTTTGCTTTTTTCTCTTTAATGCAAGATAGTGGCTATTTAGCACGGGCTGCATTTTTAGGAGATCGGTTTATGCAGCTCATGGGACTCCATGGAAAATCATTTTTCTCCTTGGTGTCCGGGTTTGGCTGTAATGTACCGGGCATTATGGCAACAAGAACTTTAGAAGATCCTAAAGATCGCTTGATTACCATGTTAATTAACCCATTGATTCCCTGTGTTCCGCGCTTAGGTGTAATGAGTGCTGTTGTGGCAGCCTTTTTTCCAGGATCTATGGGTGCCGTTATTATGATTAGTCTTTTATCTTTAAGCATGATTCTAGTCATGTTCTCAGCAATCTTATTAAGAAGAGTCGTTAAACAAAGGGAACGCTCAGCCTTTGTTATGGAACTTCCCTTATACCACATTCCTACTCTGCGCAATATTTTATTGCCCACCTGGCAAAAAACCTATTCCTTCCTAAGAAGGGCGTGGACGTTTATTTTAGTTGCTTCAATTGTGGTTTGGGTCTTAAGTTCCTATCCCCAGGGAGTCCCTATGGATGAGACATGGGCAGGTAAGATGGGAGGATGGCTGGCCGTTATTGGACAACCCTTAGGATTTGACTGGAGGATTATGGTGGCGATTGTGTTTGGCTTTACCGCTAAAGAAACAACTCTCTCAACCTTAGGAATTCTATATGGTGTTGCTGCAGATGCATCCCAGTCGATTGCCCAAGCCATGACCGGAGCTATGACTCCATTAGGAGCATATACTTTTTTAGTTGTCTATATGCTGTATATCCCTTGTCTGGCTTCTGTTGTAACGACCTATAAAGAGTCACATAGTATTGGTTGGACAAGTTTTGGCGTTGCCTATAACCTTTTACTTAGTTTTATAGTGGGTTGGCTTATTCTCCATATCGGAATGTTTCTTGGCATCCAGTGA
- a CDS encoding FeoA family protein produces the protein MERFLQDVKPGEWARVEHIEGGGALRRRMMDMGIVPGVEIEVVRCAPFGGPLQIRLKGYYLAMRRGECAKIIVSVPEQNLLEPSLASR, from the coding sequence ATGGAACGCTTTTTACAGGATGTAAAACCTGGGGAATGGGCGCGTGTTGAGCATATTGAGGGCGGAGGTGCGTTGCGCCGAAGAATGATGGATATGGGAATTGTCCCGGGAGTAGAAATAGAAGTTGTACGTTGTGCTCCATTTGGTGGCCCGCTTCAGATTCGTTTAAAAGGGTATTATTTAGCTATGCGCCGTGGGGAATGTGCTAAGATAATAGTTTCTGTACCTGAGCAAAATCTTCTGGAACCATCGTTAGCAAGTCGTTAG
- a CDS encoding thiamine-binding protein has protein sequence MANIIMALQVVPKVEESRIYEVVDEAIKVIAKSGVTYEVGPMETTMEGEPDQLWAIIKEAQEACIRAGASRVMSYIKMDYVPTGSTIGEKIDKYRTK, from the coding sequence ATGGCAAATATTATTATGGCTCTCCAAGTTGTTCCCAAAGTTGAAGAATCACGCATCTATGAAGTTGTGGACGAGGCCATTAAAGTAATTGCAAAGAGTGGAGTCACTTACGAAGTCGGCCCAATGGAAACTACTATGGAAGGAGAGCCTGACCAACTCTGGGCAATTATTAAAGAGGCTCAAGAAGCTTGCATTCGGGCTGGCGCATCCAGAGTAATGTCCTATATCAAGATGGATTACGTCCCTACAGGCTCTACAATCGGCGAAAAAATTGATAAGTACCGCACCAAATAG
- a CDS encoding ABC transporter permease, translating to MIKKKWKDRIPSLLFFLFLLGMWQFLTIAAQIPLWILPTPSQIAQALWETRQLLWMHTLTTLLETTVGFLLAVIFSLITAGIMVLSPWIKRLIYPFLIISQTVPLIAVAPLLILWLGYGLAPKIIIIIIVCFFPITISLIEGLELTDRDLLNLLKSMGATRWQIFYIVRWPHALPSFFSGLKIAATYSVMGAVIGEWLGSSSGLGVYLTRSSHSFLTDRVFAVIFTITLLSFVYFTLISALARIALPWIAKDPDDNLN from the coding sequence ATGATCAAAAAGAAGTGGAAAGATAGAATTCCTTCACTGCTATTCTTCCTCTTTCTTCTCGGGATGTGGCAGTTCCTTACTATCGCCGCTCAAATCCCCCTTTGGATTCTTCCTACTCCTTCACAAATCGCTCAAGCCCTATGGGAAACACGCCAACTCTTATGGATGCATACTCTAACGACATTACTGGAAACAACTGTTGGGTTCCTTCTCGCCGTTATCTTCAGTCTAATAACCGCTGGTATTATGGTTTTATCCCCTTGGATTAAACGACTTATTTATCCGTTTTTGATTATATCTCAGACCGTTCCACTGATAGCCGTAGCCCCCCTACTAATTCTTTGGCTGGGATATGGCCTCGCCCCCAAAATTATTATCATTATTATCGTTTGTTTTTTCCCAATCACGATTAGCCTTATTGAAGGATTAGAATTGACTGATCGGGACCTACTTAATCTCTTGAAAAGTATGGGGGCCACACGTTGGCAAATCTTTTACATTGTTCGCTGGCCTCATGCCCTGCCTTCATTTTTCTCAGGCCTTAAAATCGCCGCAACTTACAGCGTCATGGGAGCTGTTATTGGGGAATGGCTTGGTTCTAGCTCCGGTTTAGGGGTATATCTGACCCGCTCGTCCCATTCGTTTTTGACAGATCGTGTATTCGCAGTAATTTTCACCATTACCCTATTAAGTTTTGTTTACTTTACACTTATCTCTGCTCTTGCTCGAATTGCCTTGCCCTGGATCGCTAAAGATCCGGACGATAATCTTAACTAG
- a CDS encoding ABC transporter substrate-binding protein, whose amino-acid sequence MKKLLSLLIISLLLFGCSANPSTTDSSKVESTTEVTLMLDWTPNTNHTGIFVAKDKGYFAEEGLAVKILEPSSSGNVEQLVAAGKSDFGISQQEQVTTARANEVPIVSLAAIIQHNTSGFASPTMKNIHNAKDFEGKTYGGWGLPSEDAILKALMEKDKADFSKIKMINIGEADQLTSLTKDIDLTWIFYGWTGIEAELRQQPLDMLWLKDVDPALDFYTPVVITNEATIKSQPELVGKFMKAVSAGYQFAIKNPAESAEILIKNAPEANPELIRKSQAWLSPQYQADATRWGEQKTQVWESYAKWLVERDLLPQMIDPAKAYTNDFLPNS is encoded by the coding sequence ATGAAAAAATTACTTTCTTTATTAATAATCTCTCTTTTACTGTTTGGATGCAGTGCAAATCCTTCAACAACTGATTCCTCTAAAGTAGAATCAACCACTGAAGTAACTCTTATGCTCGATTGGACTCCTAATACAAATCATACGGGTATCTTTGTAGCAAAAGACAAGGGGTACTTTGCAGAAGAAGGGCTAGCTGTCAAAATCCTGGAACCTTCCAGTTCCGGAAATGTTGAGCAGCTAGTTGCTGCAGGCAAATCAGACTTTGGAATTAGTCAACAAGAACAAGTTACTACGGCACGAGCTAATGAGGTTCCGATTGTCTCCTTAGCGGCAATAATTCAACATAACACCTCCGGGTTCGCATCTCCAACCATGAAAAACATCCATAATGCTAAAGACTTCGAGGGTAAGACCTACGGTGGGTGGGGACTCCCATCTGAAGACGCTATTTTAAAAGCACTCATGGAAAAGGACAAGGCTGATTTCTCAAAGATAAAGATGATTAATATTGGTGAAGCCGATCAACTAACCTCCTTAACAAAGGATATAGATTTGACTTGGATTTTTTATGGTTGGACAGGGATAGAAGCAGAATTACGCCAACAACCATTAGACATGCTTTGGCTAAAAGACGTCGATCCTGCTCTAGATTTTTATACTCCTGTTGTAATTACCAACGAAGCTACCATCAAATCTCAACCGGAGCTCGTAGGAAAATTTATGAAAGCTGTAAGCGCCGGGTATCAGTTTGCCATTAAAAATCCGGCCGAATCCGCCGAAATCCTAATAAAAAATGCACCTGAAGCAAATCCTGAGCTTATTCGCAAAAGCCAAGCATGGCTCAGTCCTCAATATCAGGCAGACGCTACTCGTTGGGGAGAACAGAAAACTCAGGTTTGGGAAAGTTATGCAAAGTGGCTTGTCGAGAGGGATTTATTACCACAAATGATCGATCCCGCCAAAGCCTACACTAACGATTTTCTACCTAATTCTTAG